The Aliivibrio fischeri genome contains a region encoding:
- a CDS encoding glycosyltransferase family 4 protein, which translates to MNNINHILVFDPITYAGGSKVATREMMDLINRKKHHITILTANPSSWLLRNVEMINMSHPKWLPISEHGKGYWLRQLYFCFWLIYTRIFYGKINMAVGASGPGIDMPLYLMKGLLGYQITQLIHGPVGLSRSIGLCLCKAQHVFYLKSAYPSLIAAIKQVWRKKPETVQEENAQHLLRTHHFEAFVNGISEKNLPSPCQYETPSLFWAASLLKWKGLDLLLEVINSTPESNRVPVRVCYLLPENNALPTTKAPQDIKSIEWHHQPAQLDRLRSQSNIFISTSHQEPFGLSILEALTAGMCVIIPSDGAFWDLVLTHNKNCLKYKPNDISSLQQQINKATSNTQLIKTLGKAGTHLSQGYRSEQCYLNIKLAIEKRPFSALLLDEVKQ; encoded by the coding sequence ATGAATAATATCAACCATATCTTAGTATTCGATCCCATCACCTACGCTGGAGGCTCAAAAGTTGCCACTCGTGAAATGATGGATTTAATAAACAGAAAAAAACACCACATTACGATACTTACCGCAAATCCAAGCTCTTGGTTATTACGTAATGTTGAAATGATCAATATGTCACACCCTAAATGGCTTCCAATATCAGAACATGGGAAAGGTTATTGGTTAAGACAACTCTATTTTTGTTTTTGGTTGATATATACACGAATTTTCTATGGAAAAATAAATATGGCTGTAGGGGCTTCAGGTCCTGGGATCGACATGCCTCTTTATCTTATGAAAGGGTTGCTTGGCTATCAAATTACTCAGCTAATTCATGGACCAGTCGGTTTATCTCGATCTATTGGTCTCTGTTTATGTAAAGCTCAACACGTTTTCTACTTAAAAAGCGCTTATCCTTCATTAATCGCTGCAATCAAACAAGTATGGCGTAAAAAACCTGAAACCGTTCAAGAAGAAAATGCACAACATCTATTACGTACTCATCATTTTGAAGCATTTGTGAATGGTATTAGTGAAAAGAACTTACCTTCTCCTTGTCAGTATGAAACCCCTTCTCTTTTTTGGGCTGCATCATTATTAAAATGGAAAGGATTAGATTTATTACTAGAGGTAATTAATTCCACTCCAGAATCTAATAGAGTACCAGTTAGAGTTTGCTATCTACTACCTGAAAACAATGCTCTACCCACAACAAAAGCACCGCAGGATATAAAAAGCATTGAATGGCATCATCAACCAGCTCAACTTGATCGTCTTCGCTCACAATCCAATATTTTTATTTCAACAAGTCACCAAGAACCATTTGGTTTGTCTATCCTTGAAGCTCTCACTGCAGGCATGTGTGTAATTATCCCTTCCGATGGCGCTTTTTGGGATCTGGTATTAACGCATAATAAAAACTGCTTAAAATATAAACCTAATGATATCAGCTCATTACAACAACAAATTAATAAAGCAACATCTAATACTCAACTAATAAAAACATTAGGAAAAGCAGGTACTCATCTATCACAAGGTTATCGCTCAGAACAATGTTATTTGAATATTAAATTAGCCATAGAAAAACGTCCTTTTTCAGCTCTATTATTAGATGAGGTGAAACAATGA